The genomic region GAACCGGTACATTGTTCCAACCCCTCCCAATTCCCCTAGAATCAAAGTGGTTCCGGGCGACCGGATGGTCAGCCTGTACTGGACGAAGGCCTCGGAACAATCAGTAGATCCCATTTCGAACCTGAGGGATTTTGAAGGATACCGGATTTTTAAAACCGATCTGGGCGATGAACTCGATCTGACCCGCAGTCTGAACGATCAGCTGAAACTGGTTGCCCAATTTGATCTGGCCGGAAATCCATGGGGATTCAATACCGGATTGGAAACATCGGGCGCTTTCTCGAATCTGACCGCTTCGCCTGTCACCTTTGAAGGAGATACCACCCGTTATCATTACCGGTATGATTTTCCCGGTTTAAAAAACGGATGGATGTACAATTTCGCTGTAACGGCCTTCGACCGGGGAGATGAAGTCAAACGTATTCCTCCACTGGAATCACCGGTTCGGGCCAGTTCCCTTCCCGCTTTCCCGGGAACCATGCCGAATGAAAAATTTGTAAATGGTGATCCGTTTGTCTACCCGAATCCGTTCTATGTAAAAGCCAGATGGGACGGAGCTGGTGATGTGAACCATCGGATTCAGTTTGCGAATCTGCCATCGAAGGCCACAGTCACCATTTTCACGATTTCGGGAGACAAGGTTTTTTCCTTTGATCACGACGGAACCCCCGATTCGGGCAACAGGACCAAGTGGTTCGATACGTTTGGTGCCCGGACCTCGGGTAACTGGCAAGCCACTTTTACCGGTGGAGAATATGGCTGGAATCTGGTCTCGACGGGAAACCAGAACATTGCCTCAGGTCTGTATCTCTTTACTGTTGAGGACAAAGACAGCGGAGACGTGAAAACCGGCAAATTTGTCATCATTAATTAATCTCTATTTTATCAATAAACAGGAATCAACCATGAAGAAACTGGTACTAACCCTGGTTGCTCTCAGCAGCCTTGCACTGGGTGCCTATGCCCAATACCCCGTTAAATCGGTCTACGAAACCCAATTCCGCAGCGAAGCCGACCTGCTTGCAAAGAAGGATTTATCACCACTCATTGCCACCCAGGATAGCTATTCAGATACCATTTCCATTGTGGCCGTCGTTCTGGAAGCCCCCTATCAGGCCGATGGAAAACGAACCTATTACAGTTCATCCAGTCCAACCATTGTGCGGTTTAATGTGGCAGACACCACTTTTCTACGCACACGTGATTTTGCATGGAACTGCATCAATGTTGCCACCGATCTCGATTCCTCCTTTACCCCGAAAGATCCGCTCAAACTGGGTCAGCTTGAACCCGGTATGATTGTGAAGCTGACCGGCCGTGTTCGTGAATTTCTCAAATCCACCCAATTTGAATTGCTGAAAGGAAGAAAAGAGGGCGGCGTCACTGTCTACACCAACATCGTGGAAGTGATTGATCAGGTCGATTTATCCGAGTATCCGAAAACCATTTCTCTGCCCATAGCCACCTTCAATGTCGGAACCTGGGTGAATAACGTTACCACCACCCAGCAACTGGTGACGGGTGAACCTTACGAATCGGCCCCTGTTTCCTTAACCAATGTGACTGTAACGGGTCTGATTAAAAACAATGGTGAAGCAGAAATTTTTATTCAGGATGGGTCGAACAACGTATTTGCCGTCGACAATCAGGCCAACCGTTTCCGTTCGGATCAGGGTCTCTGGCCAAGCGGCAAACCCATTGCCCCGGTCAACGCCCGTCTGGACTCCATTCAGGGATATATCAGCACCTACAATTCGAACGGCATGTATGGTATTAATCCGATTAACTCTGATTGGGTGTTTGTAGCGCCCAACATGCCTCCTACGATCAGCACCTGGACCAAATCCAGGAAATACTACGCACCAAACGAGGCAACCACCATTACCTTCTCGGTGGGTGACAATGATGGAACCCTGACCAAGGTGGCTATGAATTACCGTACCAGCATCAGCGATGATTTCACAGAAGTCCTGGCGGTAAAAGGCACCGGAAACGATTATTCCGCCATCATTCCTGCTGTTACTGAAGACAGTGCGTTTGTGGAGTTTTACCTGACTGCCACCGACAATGGCAATTCTACCACCCGTCAACCTACGGTTGATAATTATGCATTCTGGGTGTTAACCGATGCACCATCCATCGGAACCATTCAGTTTTCCCGCCGGTCGGATACCGAATCGCTTTTCAAAGGCGATACACTGACTGTTGAAGGTGTGGTTACCTCGACCCGCCGCCTGATCGGGGATGTGTACTTACAGAATGGAACCGGTCCCTGGAGCGGAATCCAGATTTTTGGTGCACGAACCGATTCGTTTGAAGTGGGAGATCTCGTCCGGGTAACCGGAACGGTAGACGAATTCAGCGGTAAAACCCAGATCCGGTATTTCACCACGGCCGACTTCACTGTACTCGATCGCGGAGTTCCCCTGCCTGCAGCCACTCCGGTTGCCTCTTCCGACATTATGAATGGTGGCTCCCTTTCCGAGGCCTTTGAAAGCGTTCTGGTCTCTCTTGCCAATGTTTACGTGATTAATACCAACTCGAACATTGCCACCGATGGAAAAAGCCGCGGAGAAATTCTGGTCAGTGAAAATGAATCTGCTATTTCAGGTCTGACGATTGATGATAAAGCCAACCGGAACAACCACATTCTTCCCTTCATCAATACCCTGAATGTGGATTATACCCTGACCAAGGCAGATTCACTAAAGGATTTGTTCACCCTCGGCCAGAAATTCGAGACCCTGAGCGGTATTGTGGATGCCTTTTTCCTGTCATATTCACTTCAGCCGCGTGATTCAGCCGATTTCGGATTCAACTCAGGAATTTCGGTTCGTGATGAAAATCCGGGTGCATTTGAACTGTCACAAAACTATCCAAATCCGTTCAACCCATCGACCACCATCCGGTTCAGGGTTCCTGTTACCTCCACGGTCACCATCGAAGTGTTTAACCTGCTTGGTCAGCGCGTGACCACACTGGTCAACAAACAAATTGCAGCCAACACCAATCAGGTGGTTACCTTTAACGGAGCAGGTCTGTCCAGCGGATTGTATTTCTATCAGCTGAAAGCAGACAACCGGGTCATGGCCACCCGGAAAATGATGATGATCAAATAAGGAAACCAGAAATGTAAACCAGCCGGGTCTGTATCCGGCTGGACCTTTTCCCATGATAAAGAACCACCCTTTCATCCGGTTTGCCGGTTTTGCAATCCTTTTACTGGCAGTCAGTTCGTGTAAAGAACCGCTGCTGGATAATCCGACCTGCAATCTGCCACCGGAAACCACCCTCTTCCTCGATACCACCGACGTAAACACGGTGATTTCCATCTCGGAGATTACCCTGTTCTGGAGTGGCGATGATCCGGATGGTGAAGTGGCTGGCTATTTCTATTCAGTGGATTCGATGGCCACCTGGCAATTCACCACAGAACGGTCGGTCAAGGTCATCGTTCCGACACTGGGAAAAGACACCATCATCACCAGATTGTTTGCTGCGGCAGCCGATGCCAGCGGTGATGGCAAGTATAACTCCTCGGTGCTTTACCTCGGTAAAAACATTGGAGGTGAACCCTTCACCGATCAGAATTCGGATGGACTTTTTTCATCTGGTGAACCCTTTACTGATATCGGATTGATCGATCCGACCCCTGCCGGATTTGCCATCCGGATCAAAAACACCCCTCCGGTTGCCCGGTTTCAGGATGAGTCAGACATTCCTGCCGTTACGCTGCCGGTAGCCACTTTTGCACTGGATGGAACCGATGCCGATGGCGTTCAGACGCTGAACCGGGCTGAGATTGCACTGAATGATACAACCGGTGCAAATTGGGTCAGTCTGCCTGCCAAACCAGGGCTTGTCACGCTGATTGCAGACCTTTCAGTATCGGGTGACACCACCGAAGCCTCCATTTTCCTCGGTTCCGACCTGAAGCCGACCGGGACGAAAATCAAAAACCTGGCCCTTAACGCGAATAATGTGTTGTACTACCGGTTGGTTGATAACACCGATGCCCACTCACCGATTGTATCGATGCCAGCCAAGGGAAGCGGGAAGATCTGGCGGGTCAATGCCTCGGCCAATGCGGGCCAGCTTCTGATCATCCGGGCACATGAACTGGGAGACGGAGATTCGCTGCGCTCCGTTCTGAAACGTACACCATCGGGCGGTGTGGGTGGCTATTACAGCAATCCGGATCTGGTTGCTTTGCAAAATCCGGACTTTTCGCAAACCATCAGCAAGGGAATCAGAAACACACTTATCCGTGCAACCGTGTTCGCCTACCGGAAACTGATCTGGTATGGTATGACGGACCCGGCCGTTAACCTGGCTCAGTCGGTGATTCCATCTTATCTGAATGCCGGTGGAAAAGCCTTTGTGCGGTTCGGTTTCAGCGGATCGGAAAACGCCCTGGATCTGGAAGGATTGCGGTTCCTGCCCATTGACTCGGTGAATCAGACTTATTATTTCGACAACGGTACCACACGGAACGGATTTGCTTCCTTTTTCCGGTCCAATCGTTACATCGTCCGGGATTCTGTTGGCACCTATCCCCCGGCCAATTTGCCAGATCCTGTTTTTTTTAACTCCCTTCCTCAACGATTGGGATCACAAGCCTTTATTTCGCAATCGTTTTACACATTTGTCCCCTCCTCACAGGCCATTGTACTTTACCGGCACGATGTTCCTCAGTCACAGGACACCTGGCCACTCAGTAAATCACGGTATGGCGGCTTTGGAACCCCTGTTGTTATGATTGAGAATCTGAACCGGAATCTGGTTTTTACCACGGTTCCCATCACCTTCCTGACGCGGATTCCACCGGGAGAAACCTATCCGAAATCAGAGGGTGGAAAAACCTATGTGAATCCGGCCACGGAGATATTATCGAAAATTCTGTCGGTTGAATTTGAACGACCCTCTTCAAGGAGGCGGCCATGAAACGGTGGATTCTTCCCCTCCTTCTCATAATTCTGCCGGCAGTGGCTTCGGCCCAGTCGGGTTCCATCAGCGGAACCGTTCGTGATAAGGACACAAAAGAGGCTCTGATCGGGGTTAAC from Bacteroidota bacterium harbors:
- a CDS encoding T9SS type A sorting domain-containing protein, with product MKKLVLTLVALSSLALGAYAQYPVKSVYETQFRSEADLLAKKDLSPLIATQDSYSDTISIVAVVLEAPYQADGKRTYYSSSSPTIVRFNVADTTFLRTRDFAWNCINVATDLDSSFTPKDPLKLGQLEPGMIVKLTGRVREFLKSTQFELLKGRKEGGVTVYTNIVEVIDQVDLSEYPKTISLPIATFNVGTWVNNVTTTQQLVTGEPYESAPVSLTNVTVTGLIKNNGEAEIFIQDGSNNVFAVDNQANRFRSDQGLWPSGKPIAPVNARLDSIQGYISTYNSNGMYGINPINSDWVFVAPNMPPTISTWTKSRKYYAPNEATTITFSVGDNDGTLTKVAMNYRTSISDDFTEVLAVKGTGNDYSAIIPAVTEDSAFVEFYLTATDNGNSTTRQPTVDNYAFWVLTDAPSIGTIQFSRRSDTESLFKGDTLTVEGVVTSTRRLIGDVYLQNGTGPWSGIQIFGARTDSFEVGDLVRVTGTVDEFSGKTQIRYFTTADFTVLDRGVPLPAATPVASSDIMNGGSLSEAFESVLVSLANVYVINTNSNIATDGKSRGEILVSENESAISGLTIDDKANRNNHILPFINTLNVDYTLTKADSLKDLFTLGQKFETLSGIVDAFFLSYSLQPRDSADFGFNSGISVRDENPGAFELSQNYPNPFNPSTTIRFRVPVTSTVTIEVFNLLGQRVTTLVNKQIAANTNQVVTFNGAGLSSGLYFYQLKADNRVMATRKMMMIK